The Leptodactylus fuscus isolate aLepFus1 chromosome 5, aLepFus1.hap2, whole genome shotgun sequence genome segment CTTCTTGTAAGGCTAAAAATATAGATAAGAGTACTTAATGGTAATGTTACTATAATATTTGGTGGGGGTCCGGCAACCaagacccctaccaatcagctGTCCTCAGCACAGTGTACAGATCCGGACACAGAACATACATTGTGTAGGACAGGTTACTAAGGGAGTCTTTCAGGCTTTACTAAttcataacctatccttaggctagGGCATCAACTGAagatctgtggaggtctgacatccagatcccctacagatcagctgtttgtaggGATGCTCCCTGAATACCACTTTTACTTTGCAGACAATATGACGTCACATTCTTTGTCCTTCTCAAGTGAACAGgccgaactgcaataccaagtatagccactatacaatgtacagcgctgcagCGGTCAGGTGTCTGACCCCTACTGGTCTTCAATTGGTGACCAATtctaatacccctttaatgatcgaATAATCCCTTAAAGGGAAACCTTCCACAaaatctcaaaaaaaaaacaaaaacccagccAATAACAAAGTCTATGGGACGTCCAGGACAGATAGGGGGCGCAGTTACCTTTGCACAACGTTGGCGGTAGTTTCTCCATTATCCTTTTATCTAGAGGCCAGCACAATTTTTTCACCAGGgtcttctcttcttccttctcttctttcTTTGAGTGGGGGTCCACAGTGCACTCCGGGCTGTTGCAGGGGGGTGCTGAGATGTCTTGCTTTATCTGCAGGTCTGAACAGGGTGATGGGGATATTAAAAGATCTATGACAAAAGGGGGGAGAAATAAAATTTGATTATCCTACAAGTTTTGAAAAATTTTCTCAAAAAGCAGTGAAAAACCCCAGTCCAAATgtaatctagagcaggggtctccaatccgtatcagatcagtgggggcctATTCTAAAGAGAAGTCCTCAATCGCTAATGCTGGTTATATCCCTTTAAGGGGGacccatcaccaggtatgaaaagcccaatgacatccattGTCTGATCGGCGCTGttgccctgagcattttggtgttttgtttatcccaatccgttcagccattccaaagatataagcccttttagtgtttatGTAACTTGGTGTCTACTAACTAAATGGGCGGAGTCACTGTATAACGTATTGGGCAAGGTTTCCACCCACTTAGTTAGTAGTCCCCAagttgcatcaacactaaaagggcttatatctttggaacggctcaatggatttggataaaacaccaaaatgctcagggcaaCGGCGACGATCAGACGATGGGTGTCATTGGGCTTTTTAGACCTGGTGACGGGTCCCCTTTAAGCATATCAAATAACAACTATACATAAATCTAACAACAGGACTTGACAATTCTACACCTAAGAAGATGCCTACGATTCAAGCTTCTTCTGTATATGACGTTGTGGCGCCCCCTATCTCCAGGTAATCAATGTGTCATGTGTAAGATACAGATCACACACTTGTAAGGTCAACCCCGTACAGATAAAAGCAACTTCTATTTAATGTAACCTTCATATACTATGAAGGATTTCTCTCTAACACACAAGGCTAATGCTCCACACCACCAAAGGACCTGCGGTGAGGTCACCACAAAGGTCCTGCAGAAAGGTCACCACAAAGGGCGTGCAGCAAGGTCACCACCAAAGGACCTGCGGTGAGGTCACCACAAAGGTCCTGCAGCAAGGTCACCACAAAGGGCGTGCAGCAAGGTCACCACCAAAGGACCTGCGGTGAGGTCACCACAAAGGTCCTGCAGACAGGTCACTACAAAGGGCCTGCAGAAAGGTCACCATAAAGGACCTGCGGTGAGGTCACCACAAAGGACCTGCAGCAAGGTCACCACAAAGGGCCTACGGTGAGGTCACCACAAAGGGCCTACCGTGAGGTCACTGAACTGAGGTcaagattaaaaaacaaaaaaataaaaaccccacGCATGAAACGTTAGAATTAAGAaattaaaacaaattaaaaacatACGGTTTTCTTTTAGGAACCTAAGTGCATCATTGTAGCCCTGCTGACACATCTCTCCCAGAACCTGTGAAGACAATATCAGGAGCATGAAGTGAAGTGAACAAATATGGCGGACACCAGGGTCCCTCACCAGAGAATCCGGGCCACACCGATCAGACAGACTATACAAGACGATACAGGAATAATAATTGCATCAGAAAAACATTATGAGCTCAAGTCTCGTATGAGAAAGGATGAAGGTGCAGGAGGGTTTTAGAATAGAGAGAGCACATTCTTGAAGGGACACTGCCCCCGCAGGAGAGATGCAGTATTACATGGCATCAGTTTAAATCTATATTTTCACAGCTTAAACTGACTATTAGAAATATCAATTTGATATAATTTTAAGGGGCCCTTCAcgttccaaaacccatttttatttataccatagaTTATAGGCAGTTATACAaccgtattgcagtctatgggatatTCGCTACATGGCTATATTCCTAGGACAGGCCCGGGAACAGGACGTCTCCTACGATCTCGCCGGTTGGAAGCTCTAGGGGGCAGTATAAGAAAGCAATGCTTGTGATCAGAGCATTAGATAGGGGTCTCTGCTGTGGGTATGGCAGCTGATCTGTacagagcggccgccatctttaaagatccAGCATACGTTGCAGATGTTGGGAATAGGTTAAGCAGGGATTCTCTGACACCCATCAGACCCTGCATCGATCAAATGATTTTTCTGTTGGGAGCCATATACAAAGCCCGGCTCTTCACTATAGtgtacggctctgtacactgtatacagcgtcTGGATTCATAGAATGGCTTCTTGGCTCTAGCTCACTTCAACTGGAGTAGAGTCGCATCCGGCTGTATACGTCTTTTGGTGCCCAAATCAACAAATTGGTATGGGGGTGCAGGCGTCGGACTATCGTCAATCTGATACTAATGACCTTTCCTTTGGGGAgtggtcatcagtatccaaaacCTTtgagtcttggacaacccctttaaagcaggtACTCAAATTTTAAAGTGAATCTCCAAacgataggggataacttgctgatCGGGTGGGGGTGTCTAATCAATATGATCCCAAGTGGTCCCGCTGCCCTGTCTGATCAGAACGGCAGGCCAAGCATGGGTGCCATCGCTCCATTTACTGTCCATGAGACTGTCGGAGGTGGCCAGGTGCTATACTCCACCGCCACCACCAGGGCAAATGTGCGGCTCCacctactgctccattcagataGGAGATCGTAGTGATCGGTGAGGGTCCTAGTGGTCGACGCCACCGATCAGCCGTGGTTTACAACAGTCTTAAAGAAAGGAGTTTGTTGTCGATAGCCACCCATGCTTCCATTTTTGAAGACCTCTAAGTGACTTCTTGCCATGGACACTAAAGTTGTCCTAATTTACCCAGTTTCACGTCTAGGCCAAAGAGTCGGAATAAAGACAAACTGTGTAGAAGACAACATGTTGTTCCTTACTTTAGGCTCAGGTGGGAAGAGGGCGCGGGTTAGTCGGTAAAGATTCCCCAGGCTGAACTGGATGCTGGTGTTGGTCACTCGCAGCTCATGGAAGTTGGTGGAATTGTCTCTCGGGCAGATATCGGATTCTCCAGAGAACGGGGAGATGGTGATCGTGTTCTTCAACTCATATTCGGGTAAATTATTGCTAATTCCGCCATCGACGTAACGCTGGAGAAGAAAGAAGAACATAAATGGCCAAGCCTAACCCATGTGGTCCCTACGATCAGGATCATGGGTGGGTTTTTGATAGGCCGCACTTGAAGCGGACAACGGTGGGGCCATATCACGCACAACTtatgtgctattattatactttggggtctcttcagaccccagagtataaaaagcaGAGGTGAGAGGAGGCCAAAATAAGAAAATCTGATACTCATCACCTCACCGCTCCTGGGCTGCCCATGGTACTGGTGCTCCTTGGTGGGCATCTTCAGAGGATTGCTATGGCTAGACAACATCAGGTCAATCACATCTCAGTAGCCCCCCAATGTAACCCAATACACTGGAAGAGGACCGAAGACGTCCACCAAGACctgcaagggagcccaggaggggCGAGGGAAGGAGTGGATCAGTGTGTATTATTTTCCGGATTCTTCACAGAAGTATAATAGAGATTtttgggtggtgaaccccaaaaatctcaggtttggcCAAAGCCAAATCCATAACGAACCGGTTTGACAATTTAAGGAGTAGTCCTGTCCAGCCATCTGCTCCctgaggttgtgtctggtattgcagcccaggaTCATTCAAGTGAATCAGGACAAGATGCAATATCAAAGTCCTTTTGGTCATCATGGATAATCCCTTAAAGCTCAGGAACATTGCAGTTATTGGGTGATCGGTCTTCATTTTTAGGTTGGACGGGGGTCAGGTTGTTTAACCAAGGCTTTACTATACAACTACACATCCCAGCAAATATTTGACCATAATCCTTTTAGTTTTATTACACCTCCTTTAGTTTTTCATCCTTCTCAGACACTTACCACTCCCCTGAACGTCGGCGGGATGATCCCACAGTAAATGGGGACAAAGGCGCTGCATATTAAGGCCTGCGGGAAAAGGGCAAAAAGTTAGGTGGTAGAAAAACCAGatggaggagaatctgctctctaGCTAGATTTCTCACTCAgaatcatgcaggacatatatagagaagcacTGACTTATACTGATGTGAGTAAAGTAGCACCAGAATGCCCAACCATACCTGAATTAACTCCTCTTTAGAGCCGAATTCAGACACCAGCACATTCTCCCCATCAGAGACCCGAGTGAGGGATATACACAGTTTGCCCGACGCCAGCTCGTGTGCGTTTTCAGGAAGGTTTCTGTACAGTCCGTTCTTCAGGATCTTGACCAGGTTAAAGGAAGGATGGAGCGGTCCCAGGTTCCTCTTCCTGGCTTCCTTAGCTACGTCCATCACATCGGAACAACATTCGGCTGCAGAGACGGAACAGGACACATCAAGGGTTTTGATCTGAATATTACAGATAGGTATTTTTTATTAAGAAACGAGTTTCCAAGTCCTCTCctgactggggttgagcgatcggaaaagatcggatgccgatcggcgatcgagcaaatttcacgatcaagatcggctggaaaatgatcggcttttaaaatcgatcctgaaatctcaagatcggctcaaccctacccctgACCACAAGTGGAGACATGATGGAAACCTCCTACATCCCGGCTGCCATAGTTTTGACGTCTGTACACAACCAGACACATTAACCCTATTCTCAGAAAATCGGAAATCTAATCTGTTCAGTAGGGACACGACGCAGATAACGCAACATTAACCCCTTGATCGTCATAGATAACCAAAGATACAAGGAATTAACCTCTAGGCCAACAGGAACACCCTGATCCTTATCGACTAATTGTCCCGTAAACAAGATAACGCCCCACCATGGGAAGGACTTCACCTTCTATCTCGGCGGTTTATGGGCTCTTTCCTTACAAGATAGCGTGTTTTCTAAGAACGTAATCCTAGTGGTGTAATCTGTTCAGTAGTGAATGTATACAAGGTGAGGATAACCCTGACCGCCTACGGGATTCTACACGGGGTCACACGGCATGTGCGTGACCTCTAGAAACCTCGGAAGACGGGCCTACGCGTGACCTGGAGCCTTCAGGTCATACATGATCGACTGGATGGAACAGGAACATCTACACGGCCAAGGTCATTACTTTTGGCCTTGTTTTTAGGCCTGAATGATCCCAATAATATCATATGAATTTAGAAAAATAGGTAGCAAGTGTTCAGTTCCCCTGCGCTGCCCCCACAGGTGACGTTAGGTATCCCCTCCAGATCGAGGAACACACTTTATGGCTATTCCGTGCTATGGACATAAAATCCAAAGAAGGTTTATAGGTTTCTCGGGCAGGGTTACTCGGCCTCGCACCAGGTCACTATCCTCATTTCACTTGCGTTCCCAGAGATGGCGAAACCTCGGATGATCCCTAAAACCAAGTTcagatttggaaatctcagcaataATTCCAAGTAAACAAGCGCGCTATCAATATCAGGCACATCGGTCGTATTATCAAGGGGCAAAGGTAATAAACAGCCTGCGGACAACAACGGCAAAGGGACAAACTCCAGACTGTGTCACTGACGGACTTAAAGGGATCTTCTTACTTTTCCGAACCACAAGATCAGCATGCTCCGGACCACACCCTTAGATGGAAATAGGATcaactgcagtaccagacatagcCTGAAGaccagagtggcgctgtttctggagaaAGGAATTCTGTTTTTTTTAGAGGTAGATATAGGTTAGTGATTACAATCTCAGTATTTCTGGCTATAGTCATAGAACGTGCCAGAAAGACGCGATAGATACAGGTCTCGTGTGTATTTCGAGAACGTAGCCCTGTCTGTTGTGGAAAGTGAATGATCAGGGGATGTGAATGTCTCACCTTTGTATGGGATTGGGTGGTGGTCTGTACCTCTATAGAAGAGAATGGAGAGGAGGAGTAGCTGTGACCGCTCTCCGTTTATTTTCGGTAATAGACAGGGCCCTGTTCTCCAAAGTTATACAGGGCCTGGGGGTTGATCCCGCATCTATAAGATATCTTATGGTTATATAGCCAAAAATACGGAGGTGGGAAAACAGCTTTCggtcggggccccacatggtataaatgcTCCTGGTGGGGCGCCgcgttttatagtccctgcaaggtggatgggattctagtagagatgagcgagtactgttcggatcagccgatccaaacagcacgctcgcatagaaatgaatggacgtagccggcacgcggggggttaagcggccggccgacgtcaaagcggacgtaccaggtgcatccattcatttctatggagcgtgctgtttggatcggctgatccgaatagtactcgctcatctctagattctagtaaatcccaaCCACCCGTTGCGGAAAAACACATGCAGCAGACacgctgcggtttccaaaactgtAGCGGTTTTTGGAAACCCCAGCAAGTCAATGatatctacggaaatgtcggCGGTTTCCCCTATAGTTGTAATGGAAGCAGAGGAATGCAATGCAGTGAAAAAAACGTAACGCATCGCCGccgcgtttcttcctgcagccactATGTGAACCTCAGTCTTAActtctatttaaaggggatgtcctggGAGTGTAACTGCACTTATATACCCCAGGGTTATCTCCcatgtacacaagtattataggTTACTATAGTAAAGTCACCCCCCATGGTGCAGGAGCAATACCCTTGGGGGTTCCCATCATGTGACCCAGGGTTGGAACAAGCCCGAAAATCGCAGAGCCACTTAAGGGGACTTTGTTACTTAGATTATAGCGATGTagtaaagaatatatatatatatatatatatatatatatatatatatatattctttaatatatatttttttattatttttatttatttattgcgctcaaatttttacttttttttttaatctttccgGTTAAAGTTCTCTAACaaaactttttattaaaatttttctaAATGCCACAGTGGGATTTTTTACAAATTCTTCAGTAGACCCCGTCTAGTTCATCTCTATACACTACACAGGGGTAGAGCAGAGAATTACGACACCGATGTCGCAGCGCCAAAgaagaaaatgtttaaaaaataaaaaaataaagttacaaaaaaaaaaaaaattacatttttttttttttttttaagttacaaAAAGTTGTGCAATAAACAATAAAAGTGGAAGTTCAGAGAGAGCAATGTGTCAGTAGTGACCTGGGTGCTGGTATATATGACCCGGTATATAGGAGGTTGCGTATACATGTTTGCAGCGTAGGCATGACCTGCAGTAACCCAGGAAGTCCGGCCTCGCTGATGTGTGTCATTACCATGGAATCAGGATAGCGGCGCCCTGACCAGCAGTAACCCCTCTCCTAGAGGGGGCAGGACCCCTCCCCACCCACCGGTCAGTCCACCACCACCGCCCAATCACACGCCAGCCCCAACACACCACATATTCCTCAATAGCAGACCCAGACCGCTGGCAGATTTTGAGGAAGGGTCTAGTTTTTAGGATCAGTGGTTAGGGTATgtattgacccccccccccccaatatgtcAGTCACATCGGTAAGATTAATTCGCCTTTGCAGAGAGTGTAGaagaatataaattaaaaaaaaaaaaaactttgcgaaTCCCTCGCcccctttgcagtaaaaaccgtagggcggacacgctgcgatcacGCCACGTCCAATGAGTCACGGTCAAGTATGTACGAGCATGGCCGCCTCTCTGGAGAGGAGTCAGACATTGTCATAGTCATTGGTGACATCTCTGACCACAGCAATAGAGGAGTACAAGACGTACAGAGACTTCCTAGAACTGATGACGCGAAGGACGAGACAGACACGTCTTACGAGACAGGAATAATTTATAAGGTAGTCATCAATTAATTACACGTGAGCGGATGATGTGCGGCGGAGGAAGGAATGGCGGACACATAGTTTCATCGTGTTCGTGGAAACAGGAAGGGAGAAAGAATAAAGTGAGGTctggctgcaataccagacaccaccACAGACAATGGGGGGCGCAACCACTCACTGGTATGTACTAGAGGCTCTGATCACTCAGCTTGTTATACTAATGAATGGGACAAGATATCTATTTCCAGGactccaggaaagctgggtgagtacAGCTATGGGAGCAGTAGTGGCATCCATCCCCGGGGGAGGGGGTGGTATTgttatgtatatgtgtgcactgtcCTCTAACCTAGGAGGGAGGAGGGGTCCTTGTTTACATATGCATATAAGACGACACCCCCGCCCCTCGCACCTACAAAGCGTAAGGAATACACAGGTGAAGAAAAGGGAAACCCTCTTAAACATCAATGGAAGGGGGGTTTCCTATATGAGGACCCCCATGTCTATATAAGATCAGAGACTCCCATATAGGAGGATCCAAGTGTCTGCATAagagaagacccccccccccatatctgtaTGAAAGTATGAAAGGAGTCCCCCATATCTGTAACTGTGGGGGCTCCTGTCACAGAAATGAGGGTCTTCATATGTGGACCCCACATCTgaatatttggggggggggggggtgctctccTATCCAGAAGAGGAAACCTGGATAAGAGAAGACATGGGAGGGGTCCGCACATACAGGTGGATCTCCTCTAATAATGGGGAGCCATGTGCATATAAGAGATTACTGCATAtacaatatatggggggggggctccTCTCATACAGACATGGGGGTCTTCCTATGTGAACCCCACATCtgaatattgggggggggggtctgctctCATATCCAGAATAAGAGAAGACCCCCTAAAATATAGCAATTGGGGCTCCTCACATACAGGTGGCTCTCCTCTAATAATGGGGAGCCATGTGCATATAAGAGATTACTGCACATACAATATATGGGGGGCTCCTCTCATACAGACATGGGGGTCTTCCTATGTGGACCCCACATCtgaatattggggggggggggggggtctgctctCATATCCAGAATAAGAGAGGACCCCCTAAAATATAGAAATTGGGGCTCCTCACATACAGGTGGCTCTCCTCTAATAATGGGAAGCCAAGTGCATACAAGGGACACCTATAGAGTATATGGGGGCGCTCCTCTCATACAGACAGGGGGGGTTCCCCTAAGCAGTATACACAGTCAGGTGACCCCGGTATATGATGACTCACCCAGGCAGCAGCCACACACCAGCGCCGCAGCGTTCAGGGCTCCGGCGGACGCTCCGTAGATCTTGGCGGCCTCGCTGATCAGATAGGGCGCCTTCTCCTGCAGACAGCTGGACACCCCGACATGATAGACGCCGAGGAAGCCGCAGCCGGCGAAGGACAAGTTCCAGCCCCGCTCCCTGTCAAACATcgcggcggcgcagagaagagagACCCGGGAGCAGCAGCCGCCAAGCACCGGGAAGAGCTGAGCTCCGGGCGCCGCAGCGCTACAAGCTAGTAGGGCTAACACCCTGACCCCGCCCATCAGGGCGTGCCCGCACCCTGCAGCAGCCAATCAGCGCTCCAAACGCCTGCCCGGCCTCTGGCCTGCGCACTAGCACTCCCCCTCTGGTGACGTCAGTGAGTCTAGACGGAATCCGCGAGATCACGTGACGagagaacagaaaaataacagcTACAAGCATGTCTATGTATGACGTCACGTGGCAGTGCAGATGTCATACATAGCAAACGTAGGAGTCTGCCGAGAGAAAGTATTTAGAGTAGAGTTAAAGGGCATGTCCACTGTTAGCCTCCATTAccagtgttatatatacagtatatatagtctacAAATAAAACACTTTGTATGGGGGCGGGGCTCATCATTGTAACACCAGATTCACTATATTATTTGTGTCCAAACCAAACACTCAATGTGTACCGTAATGCCCCCCATTAGTGTCTCCACATACTGTCATAGTGGTCTCtgtgtatactatactatactacactacactacactacacctgTCTCTGCTACTGTACTtagatacatcctgtattataccccagagctgcactcatcctctccagctacccccagtttaatatccctcccCCCAGTTACCCCACAATATTATGTCGCTCTCCTGGtaccaaacaaacataaaagcCACTAATCCTCGCCTCTCCTCGCTCGcctgctgttctctgtgtacatacattacattacttatcctgtattatactccagagctgcactcactattctgctggtacagtcactgtgtacatacattacattacttatcctgtattatactccagagctgcactcactattctgctggtacagtcactgtgtacatacattacattacttatcctgtattatactccagagctgcgctcactattctgctggtgcagtcactgtgtacatacattacattacttatcctgtattacactccagagctgtgctcactattctgctggtacagtcactgtgtacatacattacattacttatcctgtattatactccagagctacgctcactattctgctggtgcagtcactgtgtacatacattacattacttatcctgtattatactccagagctgcactcactattctgctggtgcagtcactgtgtacatacattacattacttatcctgtattatactccagagctgcactcactattctgctggtacagtcactgtgtacatacattacattacttatcctgtattatactccagagctgcactcactattctgctggtacagtcactgtgtacatacattacattacttatcctgtattatactccagagctgcactcactattctgctggtacagtcactgtgtacatacattacattacttatcctgtattatactccagagctgcgctcactattctgctggtacagtcactgtgtacatacattacattacttatcaggtattataccccagagctgcgctcactattctgctcgtacagtcactgtgtacatacattacattacttatcctgtattatactccagagctgcgctcactattctgctggagcagtcactgtgtacatacattacattacttatcctgtattatactccagagctgcgctcactattctgctggtgcagtcactgtgtacatacattacattacttatcctgtattatactccagagctgcgctcactattctgctggtgcagtcagtgtgtacatacattacattacttatcctgtattatactccagagctgcg includes the following:
- the LOC142203976 gene encoding patatin-like phospholipase domain-containing protein 2; translated protein: MFDRERGWNLSFAGCGFLGVYHVGVSSCLQEKAPYLISEAAKIYGASAGALNAAALVCGCCLAECCSDVMDVAKEARKRNLGPLHPSFNLVKILKNGLYRNLPENAHELASGKLCISLTRVSDGENVLVSEFGSKEELIQALICSAFVPIYCGIIPPTFRGVRYVDGGISNNLPEYELKNTITISPFSGESDICPRDNSTNFHELRVTNTSIQFSLGNLYRLTRALFPPEPKVLGEMCQQGYNDALRFLKENHLLISPSPCSDLQIKQDISAPPCNSPECTVDPHSKKEEKEEEKTLVKKLCWPLDKRIMEKLPPTLCKALQEACKEKEGLYNHITSLLPMRVASYMALPCTLPVESAYSIALRLVDWFPDIPDDVRWMQEMMCSVAGTVYYQARKRLLPVRPPVQSTLRKCLSLPSPFHHPSSYLSPNNYSSMDLESWVFDFSNPVNSEDSAIHISCGYPASCISDDSGVEMSISGEDVDSSSEVGF